In one window of Cellulophaga sp. HaHa_2_95 DNA:
- the gltX gene encoding glutamate--tRNA ligase, with amino-acid sequence MSTKVRVRFAPSPTGPLHIGGVRTALFNYLFAKKNNGEFILRIEDTDQNRYVEGAEQYIIDALNWCNIPFDEGPGKEGKFGPYRQSERKHLYEEYVKILLEKGKAYYAFDSSESLDTHRKEHEEQGKTFIYNWHNRLKLDNSLSLMPEEVTKRIANGDAYVIRFLTAPDEKIALNDIIRGKMSIDSNVLDDKVLYKSDGMPTYHLANIVDDHLMEITHVIRGEEWLPSLALHQQLYEAFGWQAPEFAHLPLIMKPVGKGKLSKRDGEKLGFPVFPLNWNESVGYKEEGYFSETVVNFLALLGWNPGTEQEIFSLEELTNLFSLERVNKSGARFDPDKTKWYNQQYLQQKKDAELAELYLPILQEKGIEAPISKIEKVVSLIKERAVFVADFWELSDYMFVSPSSYDEKASKKQWKEDTSSIMSEVHDVLASVAEFSSEKTEEIVKKWIGDKELSFGKVMPPLRLIIVGEMKGPHLFDILEFIGKEETLQRIKTAINQLK; translated from the coding sequence ATGAGTACTAAAGTTCGTGTAAGATTTGCTCCTAGCCCAACAGGACCCTTGCATATTGGTGGTGTAAGAACTGCATTGTTTAATTATCTTTTTGCAAAGAAAAACAATGGCGAATTTATTTTGAGAATTGAAGATACAGACCAAAATAGGTATGTAGAAGGTGCAGAACAATATATCATAGATGCCTTAAACTGGTGTAATATCCCTTTTGATGAAGGCCCTGGAAAAGAAGGAAAATTTGGACCCTACAGACAAAGCGAAAGAAAACACCTTTACGAGGAATATGTTAAAATTCTTCTGGAAAAAGGAAAAGCATACTACGCCTTTGATAGCTCAGAAAGCTTAGATACTCATAGAAAAGAACACGAAGAACAAGGAAAAACGTTTATCTATAACTGGCATAACAGATTAAAGCTAGATAATTCTCTTTCTTTAATGCCCGAAGAAGTAACAAAAAGAATTGCCAATGGTGATGCCTATGTAATTCGGTTTTTAACCGCACCAGATGAAAAAATTGCCTTAAATGATATTATCAGAGGTAAGATGAGCATTGATTCTAACGTCTTAGATGACAAGGTTTTATACAAAAGTGATGGTATGCCCACCTATCATTTGGCGAATATTGTAGATGACCATTTAATGGAAATTACCCATGTAATTCGGGGTGAAGAATGGCTACCGTCTTTAGCTTTACACCAACAATTATATGAGGCATTTGGATGGCAAGCACCAGAATTTGCACATTTACCCTTGATCATGAAACCTGTTGGTAAAGGAAAACTTAGCAAGCGCGATGGCGAAAAGCTAGGTTTCCCTGTTTTTCCTTTAAATTGGAACGAGTCTGTTGGGTATAAAGAAGAAGGTTATTTCTCTGAAACTGTAGTAAATTTTCTTGCCTTGTTAGGATGGAATCCAGGAACAGAACAAGAAATATTCAGCTTGGAAGAACTAACCAACTTGTTTAGCTTAGAACGTGTAAATAAATCTGGAGCAAGATTTGATCCAGATAAGACCAAATGGTATAATCAACAATATTTACAACAAAAAAAGGATGCCGAATTGGCAGAATTATACCTTCCAATACTTCAAGAAAAAGGAATAGAAGCACCTATTTCCAAAATAGAAAAAGTAGTTTCGTTAATAAAAGAAAGAGCTGTTTTTGTAGCAGATTTTTGGGAGCTATCTGATTATATGTTTGTTAGCCCTAGTTCCTATGATGAGAAAGCCAGCAAAAAGCAATGGAAAGAAGATACTTCCAGTATTATGTCTGAAGTACACGATGTACTAGCATCTGTAGCTGAATTTTCATCTGAAAAAACAGAAGAAATTGTCAAGAAATGGATCGGGGACAAAGAATTATCTTTTGGAAAAGTAATGCCGCCCTTAAGACTCATCATCGTAGGTGAAATGAAGGGTCCTCACCTATTTGATATCTTAGAATTTATAGGAAAAGAAGAAACCTTACAGAGAATAAAAACTGCAATTAATCAATTAAAATAA
- a CDS encoding type IX secretion system membrane protein PorP/SprF — protein MLKKYIIYLFLFIAALTKVSAQDDNPFITYDVPSQNLLKFNRFLLNPTFSTVREDKSYINLLHRNQSATFNDNNQTYFLSYSGRMSDRTGLGLSLYSQQSGAISNYGILANYAYGIKLSDKSNFTFGANFSYYRSGYDSSRGNTVDPDDPLLSGLQNSNLISFQPGFNLSYGRFDFGVFAENLFDYNIKTNESVTEFGAKTYSGHLQYTYPFDSGDGVLEGARLMPLLRVKKGGEKYEVAGKDFILGGSLILDLPKLGWAQAGYDSYYGAAAGIGFNLNKRISIGYTMEKGLSNTFNDFGLTHEISFAYSITPNLTEDRVLLEDSDELADIEELKKDVESLTSRDEEIEKLKAALSENDEIVAELMFRQDSIEASRNSDLERRFDMVMRMVRRETNGENPDLEEKAKQLYLLNNLKERDATQVASNTTDAETDPTVRTDGTDKYNNPNGIINPSQGKDTDAFVQNIKNSVDTTNNGTTTGTSGTTGSAGTNGSNTVTDATASNTTSATNGNIKTPKQTQTTDAIAKTDYIKTPKTSTAQSGQTKDAFTEIAKKNNIKSRKFRNLEGVNDGYYVVANVYKSEHYMNKFIDELKAKGINADYFENKNNGLKYVYLIHEDSWDNALSSYKYEKEANYTGDLWIMNVDNANYTDTAYANNSTRLKEKSAKYNSVNLRKNVIEKDNVAATGTPAYKKYNLNGVDGGYYIIANVFASPKNANNFVKLLNSKGLNASYFINPENNYRYVYLKKHGSWNNALMSYYSKINNAYDQKMWIMKVSSGLLT, from the coding sequence ATGCTTAAAAAATATATCATATACCTGTTTCTGTTCATCGCAGCGCTTACCAAGGTGAGCGCTCAAGATGACAATCCATTCATCACTTATGATGTACCTTCTCAGAACCTATTGAAATTCAACAGATTCTTACTGAATCCTACATTTTCAACAGTTAGGGAGGATAAATCATATATCAACTTATTACACAGAAATCAATCGGCTACCTTTAACGATAACAACCAAACTTATTTCTTGAGTTATAGTGGTCGTATGAGTGATAGAACGGGTTTAGGTCTTAGCTTATATTCACAACAATCTGGAGCTATATCTAACTATGGTATTTTAGCAAACTATGCATATGGAATTAAATTAAGTGATAAAAGTAACTTTACATTTGGAGCCAACTTTTCTTATTATAGGAGTGGCTATGACAGTAGTAGAGGAAATACCGTAGATCCTGATGATCCTTTATTAAGTGGGTTGCAGAATAGTAATTTAATTTCTTTTCAACCCGGTTTTAACCTTTCTTATGGTAGGTTTGACTTTGGAGTATTTGCAGAAAACTTATTTGATTATAATATTAAAACCAATGAATCTGTCACTGAGTTTGGTGCTAAAACATATTCTGGTCACTTACAATATACCTATCCTTTCGATTCTGGCGATGGTGTTTTAGAAGGTGCGCGTTTAATGCCTTTATTACGCGTAAAAAAAGGTGGAGAAAAATATGAGGTTGCCGGGAAAGACTTTATTCTTGGCGGAAGTTTAATCTTAGATTTACCCAAACTAGGTTGGGCACAAGCAGGCTATGATAGCTACTATGGTGCAGCTGCAGGTATTGGTTTTAACTTAAATAAAAGAATTTCTATTGGTTATACGATGGAGAAGGGGCTATCTAATACTTTTAATGATTTTGGCCTTACTCACGAAATATCTTTTGCCTATTCTATTACTCCTAATCTTACAGAAGATAGAGTATTGTTAGAAGATTCTGATGAGTTAGCAGATATAGAGGAATTGAAAAAAGATGTAGAATCTCTTACTTCAAGAGATGAAGAAATAGAGAAATTAAAAGCAGCATTATCAGAAAACGATGAAATTGTGGCAGAACTTATGTTTCGTCAAGATTCTATTGAAGCTAGCAGAAATAGTGATTTAGAGCGTCGTTTTGATATGGTAATGCGTATGGTACGTAGAGAAACCAATGGTGAAAATCCTGATTTAGAGGAAAAAGCAAAACAACTTTACTTATTAAATAACTTAAAAGAAAGAGACGCTACGCAAGTAGCTTCAAATACTACCGATGCCGAAACCGATCCTACGGTACGGACCGACGGTACCGACAAATACAATAATCCAAATGGTATAATTAATCCTTCTCAAGGGAAAGATACAGATGCTTTCGTACAAAACATTAAAAATTCTGTTGATACTACTAATAATGGTACAACAACCGGAACTTCTGGAACAACAGGATCAGCGGGAACAAACGGAAGCAACACGGTAACAGATGCTACCGCTTCAAATACTACGAGTGCAACAAATGGAAACATAAAAACGCCTAAGCAAACCCAGACTACAGATGCAATTGCAAAGACCGATTATATAAAGACTCCTAAAACGAGTACCGCACAATCTGGGCAAACCAAAGATGCTTTTACAGAAATTGCTAAAAAGAATAATATTAAAAGTAGAAAGTTTAGAAACCTAGAAGGCGTAAATGATGGTTACTATGTTGTTGCTAATGTTTATAAAAGCGAACATTACATGAACAAGTTTATAGACGAACTTAAAGCCAAAGGGATTAATGCAGATTATTTTGAAAATAAAAACAACGGTTTAAAGTATGTGTACTTAATTCATGAAGATTCTTGGGACAATGCACTAAGCTCTTACAAGTATGAAAAAGAAGCGAATTACACGGGCGATTTATGGATCATGAATGTAGATAATGCTAATTATACAGATACGGCTTATGCAAACAACTCCACTAGATTAAAAGAAAAATCGGCAAAATACAATAGTGTTAATTTAAGAAAGAATGTCATAGAGAAAGATAATGTTGCAGCTACGGGAACGCCAGCCTATAAAAAATATAATTTAAATGGGGTAGATGGGGGTTATTACATTATCGCCAATGTTTTTGCCAGTCCTAAAAACGCTAATAATTTTGTGAAACTTTTAAATTCAAAAGGCTTAAATGCAAGTTACTTTATCAACCCAGAAAACAATTATCGTTACGTTTACCTTAAGAAACATGGTTCTTGGAATAATGCTTTAATGTCTTATTATTCAAAAATAAATAATGCATACGACCAAAAAATGTGGATCATGAAAGTAAGTTCGGGCTTACTTACATAA
- a CDS encoding SPFH domain-containing protein, with the protein MSYLLIPLLFLGAVILFSSFFTVKQQTAAIIERFGKFHSVRTSGLQMKLPIVDKIVARVGLKIQQLDVIIETKTLDDVFVKLKVSVQYVVLREQVYDAFYQLEYPHEQITSFVFDVVRAEVPKMKLDDVFVKKDDIAIAVKGELQQYMSVYGYDIIKTLVTDIDPDSQVKQAMNRINASEREKIAAQFEGDAARILIVEKAKAEAESKRLQGMGIADQRREIARGLEESVEVLNRVGINSQEASALIVVTQHYDTLQSLGEETNSNLILLPNSPQAGSDMLNNMVASFTASNMIGETMKKQKKEIAAKKKTDDQ; encoded by the coding sequence ATGAGCTACTTATTAATACCCTTACTATTTCTTGGTGCAGTGATTTTATTTTCATCCTTTTTTACGGTGAAACAACAAACAGCTGCTATAATTGAACGATTTGGAAAATTTCATAGCGTTAGAACATCCGGTTTACAAATGAAATTACCGATAGTAGATAAAATTGTAGCTAGAGTTGGTTTAAAAATTCAGCAATTAGATGTAATTATTGAAACCAAAACATTGGATGACGTATTTGTCAAATTGAAAGTTTCGGTACAATACGTTGTATTACGTGAACAAGTTTATGATGCCTTTTACCAATTAGAATATCCACATGAACAAATTACCTCTTTTGTTTTTGACGTGGTTAGAGCAGAAGTTCCAAAGATGAAATTGGATGATGTTTTTGTTAAAAAAGATGATATTGCTATTGCAGTTAAAGGTGAATTGCAACAATATATGTCTGTTTACGGATATGATATTATCAAAACTTTAGTAACAGATATTGATCCTGATTCACAAGTAAAACAGGCAATGAACCGTATTAACGCTTCTGAAAGAGAAAAAATTGCAGCTCAATTTGAAGGTGACGCCGCACGTATACTTATTGTGGAAAAAGCAAAAGCTGAAGCGGAATCTAAAAGATTGCAAGGTATGGGTATTGCAGATCAGCGTAGAGAAATTGCTCGAGGGTTGGAAGAATCTGTTGAAGTATTAAATAGAGTTGGCATTAATTCTCAAGAAGCTTCTGCCCTAATTGTTGTAACTCAGCATTATGATACCCTACAATCTTTAGGAGAAGAAACTAATAGTAATTTAATATTATTACCAAATTCTCCGCAAGCAGGAAGTGATATGTTAAATAATATGGTTGCTTCGTTTACTGCCAGCAATATGATTGGTGAAACCATGAAAAAGCAAAAGAAAGAAATTGCCGCTAAGAAAAAAACGGATGACCAATAG
- a CDS encoding glutamine--tRNA ligase/YqeY domain fusion protein, whose protein sequence is MSDDTKSLNFIEHIIEDDLANGFSKNKLRFRFPPEPNGYLHIGHASSICLNFGLGLRYNAPVNLRFDDTNPAKEEQEYVDAIKRDVEWLGFNWAEEVYASDYFQQLYDWAVTFIKEGKAYVDSQSAAQIAEQKGTPTEHGVASPYRDRSVAENLSLFNEMKEGKFAEGEHVLRAKIDMTSSNMLMRDPIMYRILHKAHHRTNTDWCIYPMYDWTHGESDYLEQVSHSFCTLEFAMHRELYDWFLDQVVASDKVRPKQREFARRNFSHTVVSKRKLLQLVEEKVVTSWDDPRMPTISGLRRKGYTAEAIRNFSNTIGIAKRENVVDVSLLEFSIREHLNRVAPRVMAVLDPLKVVITNYPEDQEEWLEAENNQEDESAGYRTVPFSRELYIEKEDFREEANKKFFRLKLGNEVRLKNGYIIKAESCTKDTDGNILEVQCTYDPKSRSGSGTEESLRKVKGTLHWVSIKHAIPAEVRLYDRLFTDETPDQHKDKDFMEFINPDSLTVITGYLEPSLKTAQPEDFFQFQRLGYFNVDKDSSAEKLVFNKTVGLRDTWAKMQQK, encoded by the coding sequence ATGAGCGATGATACAAAGTCTCTGAATTTTATAGAGCATATTATTGAGGATGATTTAGCCAATGGTTTTTCTAAAAACAAGCTTAGATTCCGTTTCCCACCAGAGCCTAACGGGTATTTACATATAGGGCATGCAAGTTCTATTTGTTTAAACTTTGGTTTAGGATTGCGCTATAACGCTCCTGTAAACCTACGTTTTGATGATACCAACCCAGCAAAAGAGGAACAAGAGTATGTAGATGCTATTAAAAGAGATGTAGAATGGTTAGGATTTAACTGGGCAGAAGAAGTTTATGCTTCAGATTATTTTCAACAATTATATGACTGGGCAGTAACGTTTATAAAAGAAGGTAAAGCCTATGTAGACAGCCAAAGTGCTGCTCAAATTGCAGAGCAAAAAGGGACACCTACAGAACACGGGGTTGCTAGTCCTTATAGGGATAGATCGGTAGCAGAAAACCTTTCTCTTTTTAACGAAATGAAAGAGGGTAAATTTGCGGAAGGAGAACATGTGTTGAGAGCTAAAATAGACATGACTTCTAGCAACATGCTTATGCGTGATCCTATTATGTACCGTATACTTCATAAGGCACATCATAGAACAAATACCGATTGGTGTATTTATCCAATGTATGATTGGACCCATGGAGAAAGTGATTATTTAGAACAAGTTTCTCACTCCTTTTGTACCTTAGAATTTGCAATGCATAGAGAGCTTTATGATTGGTTTTTAGACCAGGTTGTTGCTTCGGATAAGGTACGTCCTAAACAACGAGAATTTGCTAGAAGAAATTTTAGTCATACCGTTGTAAGTAAACGTAAATTATTGCAATTAGTTGAAGAGAAAGTAGTTACCTCTTGGGATGATCCACGTATGCCAACCATTTCAGGCTTACGCAGAAAAGGATATACGGCCGAAGCTATTCGTAATTTTTCCAATACAATAGGGATCGCTAAAAGAGAAAACGTAGTAGATGTGAGTCTCTTAGAATTCTCGATTCGGGAACATTTAAACAGAGTGGCTCCTAGGGTTATGGCTGTTTTAGATCCTTTAAAAGTGGTGATTACTAATTACCCGGAAGATCAAGAGGAATGGTTAGAAGCAGAAAATAACCAGGAAGATGAGAGTGCTGGATACCGAACGGTACCTTTTTCTAGAGAATTATATATTGAAAAAGAAGATTTCAGAGAAGAGGCAAATAAAAAGTTCTTTCGTTTGAAATTAGGAAATGAAGTTCGTCTAAAAAATGGGTATATTATTAAGGCTGAGTCTTGTACAAAAGATACCGATGGGAATATATTAGAAGTACAATGTACATATGATCCTAAAAGTAGGAGTGGAAGTGGTACGGAAGAAAGTTTGCGTAAAGTAAAAGGTACATTGCACTGGGTTTCTATAAAACATGCTATTCCGGCAGAAGTGCGTTTGTACGATCGTCTTTTTACAGATGAAACTCCTGATCAACATAAAGACAAAGATTTTATGGAATTTATAAATCCAGATTCTTTAACAGTAATTACGGGATATTTAGAACCAAGTTTAAAAACAGCGCAACCAGAAGATTTTTTCCAATTTCAACGTTTGGGATATTTTAATGTAGATAAAGATTCTTCTGCTGAAAAATTAGTTTTTAATAAAACCGTTGGTCTAAGAGATACTTGGGCGAAAATGCAACAGAAATAG
- a CDS encoding gliding motility-associated C-terminal domain-containing protein → MNRPTTHSKKAFFFFTFLMCSIGLMAQTLNKPTAIANPNFGTGGSPWTAVCASSTFNEYYVNFKWSASPSVLSDNTFVLELSDATGSFASPTTLTTVTDKNSITDFDIRFVIPLTLRGTGYKLRVKSTSPELYSPATQAYNMYYIDYKNPIQITENGSGSIGDGTISICNGSTAVIAVDNVPNSETYQYIWRKSSTILSETGPSLTVSESGMYSVEIDYGSVCSGSAGTLSNMITVETGTALGVTINTPTKTSYCEGESASVLEATIANSDIFYTWYKDGTVVQAKAQGSYTYAFDTNAPDFAGAYTVKVEGDGICAETTPALTISKTGAFTVTENTPLEMVILPGESKTLSVTSTAVSPTYQWYKNNTAISGANTNTLTISEEAAYHVAVSQGGTCPSSQNSNKINAVAPSSFELIANYTTTYSDCDYSEIVLDVATINAVAANGTKTDVTADLKASMSYQWKKDGTAVSGATSSMISLTDISENGSYQIDATIESFNMSSTSLPVVLRSNEVITIEASSLVACNSTDFITISTNIDLTGATFGWAKDGTIIDTTSLDLNTTDAGTYRLMVTRNGCSIPSNEVTISPLDESLVTLDSPLNIVFPEGGSKTITASGGTAYEWRDANNTSISNSASISLTAEGTYTLTAYVENCVIIKEVNVSYKDTFKIPNVITVNGDGINDLWLIPNSYSYQADVNVIIYNDKGEEVYNVFEYQNNWPESSTGFTSQNMVFYYKIKKGSDTIKQGTITVIK, encoded by the coding sequence ATGAACAGACCTACTACACACTCAAAAAAAGCGTTCTTTTTCTTCACATTCTTAATGTGCAGTATAGGACTAATGGCTCAAACATTAAACAAACCTACCGCAATTGCGAATCCAAATTTTGGAACTGGCGGAAGCCCATGGACAGCAGTATGCGCATCATCTACTTTTAATGAATATTATGTGAATTTTAAATGGAGTGCATCACCTAGTGTACTAAGTGATAACACTTTTGTTTTGGAGTTATCAGATGCTACTGGAAGTTTTGCTTCCCCTACGACATTAACAACAGTAACAGATAAAAATAGTATAACAGATTTTGACATACGTTTTGTGATACCACTTACGTTGAGAGGCACTGGATACAAATTAAGAGTAAAAAGTACGAGTCCTGAACTATACAGTCCGGCTACTCAAGCCTACAACATGTACTATATTGATTATAAAAACCCTATTCAAATAACTGAAAATGGAAGCGGAAGTATCGGAGATGGTACAATATCCATTTGCAATGGTAGCACCGCAGTTATAGCTGTTGATAACGTACCCAATTCAGAAACGTATCAATATATATGGAGAAAGAGTTCTACGATACTTTCTGAGACGGGCCCATCTTTAACTGTTTCTGAAAGTGGAATGTATTCTGTTGAGATCGATTATGGATCTGTTTGTTCTGGTTCTGCCGGTACACTTTCAAATATGATTACGGTAGAAACGGGTACTGCTTTAGGCGTAACGATAAACACCCCAACAAAAACTTCTTATTGTGAAGGCGAATCAGCTAGCGTATTGGAAGCAACCATCGCAAATTCTGATATCTTTTATACTTGGTATAAAGATGGTACAGTCGTACAAGCTAAAGCGCAAGGAAGTTATACCTACGCTTTTGATACTAATGCTCCTGATTTTGCAGGGGCCTATACTGTAAAGGTAGAAGGTGATGGTATCTGTGCAGAAACTACTCCTGCGTTAACCATTTCTAAAACTGGCGCATTTACAGTAACAGAAAATACACCATTAGAAATGGTCATCCTTCCTGGTGAATCAAAAACATTAAGTGTAACATCAACAGCCGTATCTCCCACATACCAATGGTATAAAAACAATACAGCGATTAGTGGTGCTAACACCAATACCTTAACAATTTCAGAAGAGGCAGCGTATCATGTGGCAGTTTCACAAGGTGGTACATGTCCTTCATCACAAAATTCTAATAAGATAAATGCTGTTGCTCCAAGTTCTTTTGAATTAATTGCAAATTATACTACGACCTATAGTGATTGTGACTACAGCGAAATAGTACTGGATGTAGCCACGATAAATGCTGTAGCAGCAAATGGCACCAAAACAGACGTTACTGCCGATCTGAAGGCTTCTATGAGCTACCAATGGAAGAAAGATGGCACGGCTGTTAGCGGAGCTACTTCGTCTATGATTAGTTTAACCGATATATCAGAAAACGGATCATACCAAATTGATGCTACGATAGAATCTTTTAATATGAGTTCTACTAGCCTACCTGTAGTCCTTAGAAGTAACGAAGTAATTACAATAGAGGCAAGCAGCTTAGTAGCTTGTAACAGCACAGATTTTATCACCATAAGTACCAACATAGATTTAACTGGAGCCACATTTGGTTGGGCTAAAGACGGAACTATTATAGATACGACCTCTTTAGACTTGAATACAACAGATGCCGGTACCTACCGTTTAATGGTGACTAGAAACGGATGTTCTATTCCTTCAAATGAAGTTACTATTAGTCCGTTAGACGAGTCTCTAGTAACTTTAGACAGCCCTCTTAACATTGTATTCCCAGAAGGAGGATCTAAAACCATTACGGCAAGCGGAGGAACTGCTTATGAATGGAGAGATGCTAACAATACAAGTATTAGCAACAGCGCTTCTATAAGTTTAACTGCAGAAGGTACCTACACCTTAACAGCCTATGTAGAGAACTGTGTAATTATAAAAGAAGTAAATGTGAGCTACAAAGACACATTTAAAATACCGAACGTTATAACAGTAAATGGAGATGGCATCAATGACCTATGGTTAATACCAAATAGTTATTCATACCAAGCCGATGTTAATGTGATTATCTATAATGATAAAGGAGAAGAAGTATACAATGTTTTTGAGTACCAGAACAACTGGCCAGAGTCTTCTACAGGCTTTACCTCACAAAATATGGTGTTCTATTACAAGATTAAAAAAGGCTCCGACACAATAAAACAAGGTACTATTACCGTTATTAAGTAA
- the ybeY gene encoding rRNA maturation RNase YbeY: MIEFNYELDFELINEPYYADWLTRVIESEGKSLGTLSYIFCDDAYLLDINMKYLNHDTYTDIVTFDYCEGDTISGDLFISIDRVLENAKEYNVDFLEELHRVMSHGVLHLAGYKDKTDMDAALMRKKEEEKIKLFHVEH; encoded by the coding sequence ATGATTGAATTTAATTACGAGTTAGATTTTGAGTTAATTAATGAACCCTATTATGCAGATTGGTTAACTAGGGTTATAGAATCTGAGGGTAAATCCTTGGGTACTTTAAGTTACATTTTCTGTGATGATGCTTATCTTTTAGATATTAATATGAAGTATCTTAATCATGACACCTATACAGATATTGTGACTTTTGATTATTGTGAGGGCGATACTATTTCGGGAGATTTATTTATTTCTATTGATAGAGTGTTAGAGAATGCTAAAGAATATAATGTAGATTTTTTAGAAGAATTACATAGAGTTATGTCTCATGGAGTTTTGCATTTAGCAGGCTATAAGGACAAAACAGATATGGATGCCGCGCTTATGCGTAAGAAAGAAGAGGAGAAAATTAAATTGTTCCACGTGGAACATTAA